From Hylaeus volcanicus isolate JK05 chromosome 2, UHH_iyHylVolc1.0_haploid, whole genome shotgun sequence, the proteins below share one genomic window:
- the LOC128872228 gene encoding myocardin-related transcription factor B-like isoform X3 has product MVTLDTEQKPERQHCGRRMCAICRRIKRDKALKVKLMLRRPINQLVAQGIMPPLKTPPAFHEQRKQLERAKTGDLLKAKIQQRPGREELVRQHILEDVGHVDPSLAERQRMLKKARLADQLNDQLSHRPGPLELIQKNILHTEEPIERAVKEGHIPFKATCEGQVTKPQHPDHYITFEDDSQSSEGAPSPQLESRSDVLETAAASAGIVTVSLSIPTTGGAVVVSSTSPVFQQAANEPTIKTFAELCNTVVGSQQQQQHHQQQSQQQLQHSQQHASTQASQTNGPSTTLLPLAPAPSPMSLGSTTSSLSPLSNISIASPPAPPPAAITPRPQPSPIAASTCQRSDAPGKDKNRKKSKTKSQPKTRTIKFHEYKGPPNAQKTSVSSTTSGLGSAPPGETSYELLLQQQQLFLQWQLEWQHKYPQIILPAAQKPLSLTSSAASDAGSISGSSANAPSPAPSNSSNNPSEQPPLRPLGKLEEMKVSDLKVELKRRNLPVSGSKPQLIERLKPFTELSSGNSTSSSNGPHVTHMGHILMDTPGPVTSDESSSHAKSPSSAIKDEPNSPRMDSPHGSEHDDPSSPPGDDIIKEQRKRIEELQRELYKSQQQLQQIRQTQPTTVHAEKLVLQQHIQNKMQQQQLALHLQQLQHLQQQQQQHQQQQQQNHQQSQQQTQQQHAAFQQLNAKASLAAFLQAQPNNAATILDSSTLTAINNKKNQAKNSATVQIPTAIVLNLAKPAKLNGSLLGALVAQAQAQQQQQHQQQQHQHHQHQQQQTAPSEDSKPPPPQYDEAAKLLKVKIEPVQKNHIKSQVVDDVLEILIKNGELPPSAAQDPATPTTPNRQLQQNLVFTAPADSQTHSLVFTAASPISPISPIAMEVTQSDCVSSPAPAPPPPPPPLPLPTFSIQLPSALQQLQQQEEMSSFGTDLLTSEAELDTAMLLSPQSGQQSSPDPQPPQEVTSSDNANLDLKELGLDLETLDTMDFGQLDCDLGVKMEAPQELMDIGDMPMDMDDSDWLDSLMPQSPPTASTTMSNHQPTPSMSLSSGTDIYDPLLASSQDPFDLFNMEDSDFKMSSDLSLTWDKVDFAT; this is encoded by the exons ATGGTTACCCTGGACACCGAGCAGAAGCCCGAGCGGCAGCACTGCGGGCGCCGCATGTGCGCCATTTGCAGACGCATCAAACGCGACAAAG CGTTGAAGGTGAAGCTTATGTTGAGGCGACCCATCAATCAGCTGGTTGCGCAAGGCATCATGCCAC CGCTGAAGACGCCGCCAGCGTTCCACGAGCAAAGGAAGCAGTTGGAGCGAGCGAAAACCGGCGACCTACTGAAGGCGAAGATCCAGCAGAGACCGGGCCGGGAGGAGCTGGTGAGGCAGCACATCCTCGAGGATGTGGGTCACGTGGACCCGAGCCTGGCCGAAAGACAACGCATGCTGAAGAAGGCCAGGCTAGCCGACCAGCTCAACGATCAGCTCAGTCATCGACCCGGACCGCTCGAGCTCATCCAGAAGAATATTCTCCACACGGAGGAGCCCATCGAAAGGGCGGTCAAAG AGGGCCACATTCCCTTCAAGGCCACCTGCGAGGGCCAAGTAACGAAGCCTCAACACCCGGACCACTACATCACCTTCGAGGATGACTCTCAGAGTTCCGAAGGTGCGCCCTCGCCGCAGCTGGAGTCCCGATCGGACGTTCTGGAGACAGCGGCTGCCTCCGCGGGGATCGTCACTGTGTCCCTCAGCATCCCGACGACCGGCGGCGCCGTGGTCGTCTCATCCACGTCGCCGGTCTTCCAGCAAGCGGCGAACGAACCGACGATAAAAACTTTCGCGGAATTGTGCAACACCGTCGTTGGCtcgcagcagcaacagcaacaccACCAGCAGCAGTCCCAGCAGCAACTGCAACATAGTCAGCAACATGCCTCCACGCAG GCGAGTCAGACGAACGGTCCATCGACGACCCTCCTTCCACTGGCGCCGGCGCCGAGTCCGATGTCCTTGGGTTCGACGACGTCCAGCCTGAGTCCCCTTTCCAATATCTCGATAGCGTCGCCCCCGGCACCACCGCCAGCCGCCATCACCCCGAGACCACAGCCGAGCCCGATAGCGGCATCCACGTGCCAGAGGAGCGACGCGCCTGGCAAGGATAAGAACAGGAAGAAGTCCAAGACCAAGAGCCAACCGAAAACGCGCACCATCAAGTTCCACGAGTACAAG GGCCCGCCAAACGCGCAGAAGACGTCGGTATCGTCGACGACTTCCGGCCTCGGTTCCGCGCCGCCTGGCGAGACCAGCTACGAGCTACTCCTTCAGCAGCAACAGCTCTTCCTTCAGTGGCAGCTCGAATGGCAGCACAAG TACCCTCAGATCATCCTACCGGCAGCGCAGAAGCCACTGTCCCTCACCAGCAGCGCTGCCAGCGATGCCGGAAGCATCAGCGGAAGCAGCGCGAACGCGCCCAGCCCTGCACCCTCAAACTCCTCGAACAACCCCTCGGAGCAGCCTCCGTTAAGGCCTCTGGGCAAGCTGGAGGAAATGAAAG TAAGCGATCTGAAAGTGGAACTGAAACGTCGAAACTTACCGGTGTCTGGCTCCAAGCCACAGCTGATCGAGCGATTAAAGCCGTTCACGGAATTGTCTAGCGGCAACTCGACGTCTAGCTCAAATGGTCCACACGTGACGCACATGGGCCACATATTGATGGACACCCCAGGACCGGTGACATCCGACGAATCAAGCTCCCATGCCAAGAGCCCGAGCTCGGCCATAAAGGACGAACCCAACAGTCCGAGGATGGATTCCCCGCATGGAAGTGAACACGACGATCCGTCGAGCCCGCCAG GAGACGACATCATCAAAGAGCAAAGAAAGCGGATAGAAGAGCTGCAGCGCGAACTGTACAAGTCCCAGCAACAACTTCAACAGATCCGTCAGACTCAGCCGACCACCGTTCACGCTGAGAAGCTGGTGCTTCAGCAGCACATACAGAACAAGATGCAGCAGCAGCAGCTGGCACTGCACCTGCAACAACTGCAACACttgcagcagcaacagcaacagcatcagcagcagcaacagcagaaCCACCAGCAGTCACAGCAGCAGACGCAGCAACAGCACGCCGCCTTCCAGCAACTGAACGCGAAGGCCAGCCTCGCGGCGTTCCTGCAGGCGCAACCGAACAACGCTGCCACCATTCTTGATTCCTCCACTTTGACAGCGATcaataacaagaaaaatcaAGCCAAAAATAGCGCCACCGTTCAAATACCTACCGCGATCGTTCTGAATCTGGCCAAGCCAGCGAAACTAAACGGTTCGCTGCTCGGTGCACTGGTGGCTCAGGCGCAGgcacagcagcagcagcagcaccAGCAACAACAGCATCAACACCACCAGCATCAGCAACAGCAGACGGCTCCGTCCGAGGACAGCAAACCGCCTCCGCCTCAATACGACGAAGCCGCTAAGCTCCTAAAA GTAAAAATTGAGCCAGTCCAGAAGAACCACATCAAAAGCCAAGTTGTGGACGATGTGCTGGAGATCCTTATAAAAAATGGCGAGCTTCCACCGAGCGCTGCGCAGGACCCAGCCACCCCCACGACCCCCAACAGACAGCTCCAGCAGAACCTGGTGTTCACCGCGCCAGCCGACAGCCAGACCCACTCGTTGGTGTTCACCGCTGCTAGTCCGATCAGTCCGATCAGCCCGATAGCGATGGAGGTTACCCAAAGCGATTGTGTGAGTTCCCCGGCACCGgcaccgccgccgccaccgccaccaTTGCCTTTGCCGACGTTCTCCATTCAGTTACCCTCCGCGTTGCAACAGTTGCAGCAACAAGAGGAGATGTCGTCCTTCGGCACGGACCTGCTGACGTCGGAAGCCGAGCTGGACACGGCGATGCTCCTCAGTCCTCAGTCGGGTCAGCAGTCGTCGCCCGATCCCCAACCACCCCAAGAAGTGACGTCGTCAGACAACGCCAACTTAGACCTCAAG GAGCTCGGGTTAGATCTAGAGACCCTGGACACCATGGACTTCGGCCAGCTGGACTGCGACCTGGGCGTCAAAATGGAAGCCCCCCAGGAGCTAATGGACATCGGTGACATGCCCATGGACATGGACGACTCGGATTGGTTGGACTCCCTGATGCCCCAGTCGCCACCGACCGCTTCCACGACGATGTCCAATCATCAGCCGACACCCTCCATGAGTCTTTCCTCAGGAACGGACATCTACGACCCTTTGTTGGCCAGCAGCCAAGACCCGTTCGATCTCTTCAACATGGAGGACTCCGACTTCAAAATGTCCTCCGATCTCTCGCTGACTTGGGACAAAGTCGACTTCGCGACCTAG